Proteins from one Setaria italica strain Yugu1 chromosome V, Setaria_italica_v2.0, whole genome shotgun sequence genomic window:
- the LOC106804341 gene encoding uncharacterized protein LOC106804341, with amino-acid sequence MDFNFKRLQPCEEPFYSIVLDKGCYPIGQVVLPFSFGTQANYRTEYLIFEVANLKTSYHAILGRPMLVRFMAIPHHTYLILKMPAPNSVLSVYDDVKTSYKCDTVALQLAEVLEYSAKATAIVAEAQKLDKDQLTIPEMEPTPTTMQPNPKVKKICLSLEDPSKTTLIGSDLSKK; translated from the coding sequence atggacttcaactttaAGCGGCTCCAACCTtgtgaagaacccttctacAGCATTGTCCTCGACAAAGGATGCTATCCGATTGGCCAAGTTGTTCTGCCGTTCTCCTTTGGCACGCAAGCCAACTACCGCACGGAGTACCTCATATTTGAGGTGGCCAACctcaagacttcctaccatgccatccttggtagGCCCATGCTAGTGAGGTTTATGGCAATCCCGCAtcacacctacctcatcctcaagatgccggCTCCAAACAGTGTCCTCTCCGTCTACGACGACGTCAAGACTTCGTACAAGTGCGACACGGTGGCGCTGCAGCTCGCTGAAGTCCTAGAGTACTCAGCCAAGGCCACTGCCATAGTTGCTGAGGCCCAGAAGCTTGACAAGGACCAGCTCACGATCCCAGAGATGGAGCCGACACCCACAACAATGCAGCCTAaccccaaggtcaagaagatctgtCTCAGCCTAGAAGACCCAAGCAAGACGACCCTCATAGGGTCCGACCTCTCCAAGAAATAG